One window from the genome of Nicotiana tomentosiformis chromosome 5, ASM39032v3, whole genome shotgun sequence encodes:
- the LOC104092312 gene encoding uncharacterized protein isoform X4 — protein sequence MIFRRFWQSEKLDFLGEDRFSLREMKMKTKDSRNSIYSLPKKKLQDLCKKYGLSPYKTKPNLVNSLINYFKIADVETSEGNWYNLQDSSGLCDEKGFNQRVHSPPISFPKNAFTSDVKSTHVPSFEFSVSSDDGINLSVDLNSCPSDRFRRLEKECVCNNMQNHKFQSFCQEIQCLRNNRQMTSSFLWETDSDDVVRHTEKTDDAALGFSATKKSRDVSCLNSKRQRTCSPEKLTVLAHLSSETDFSEIEASEIGSHHRHVSYSSSEKDYLKNLVDAAESLRSQLPNSCEDSCRMDKPSSADGGVLCLWARMGYHQSNHAEPSAQISEILKSKIMKERDWLI from the exons ATGATTTTCCGGCGGTTTTGGCAGTCGGAAAAGCTCGATTTTTTG GGTGAGGATAGGTTTTCACTCAGAGAGATGAAGATGAAGACAAAGGACAGTCGAAATTCCATTTACAGTCTACCCAAGAAAAAGCTTCAAGACTTGTGCAAGAAGTACGGTTTGTCTCCTTATAAGACAAAACCCAATCTCGTGAATTCTTTGATCAATTACTTCAAG ATTGCAGATGTAGAAACTTCCGAAGGCAATTGGTACAACCTTCAAGATTCTTCTGGCCTATGTGATGAGAAGGGTTTCAATCAAAGAGTTCACAGTCCACCAATAAGTTTTCCCAAGAATGCATTTACTTCTGACGTAAAGTCAACTCATGTGCCTTCATTTGAGTTTTCTGTCTCATCGGATGATGGAATCAACCTTTCAGTTGACTTAAATTCATGCCCATCAGACCGTTTTAGAAGATTGGAAAAGGAGTGTGTATGTAACAATATGCAGAATCACAAATTTCAAAGTTTCTGTCAGGAGATTCAATGCCTAAGAAATAATAGACAAATGACAAGTTCATTTCTCTGGGAAACAGATTCAGACGATGTTGTACGTCATACAGAAAAAACAGATGATGCGGCTTTAGGATTTTCAGCAACAAAAAAATCACGTGATGTAAGTTGTCTCAATTCTAAAAGGCAGAGAACTTGTTCTCCGGAGAAGCTTACGGTGCTAGCTCATCTCTCTTCGGAAACTGATTTTTCTGAGATAGAGGCATCAGAAATTGGCAGTCATCATCGACATGTATCATATTCTTCTTCTGAAAAAGATTACCTTAAAAATTTGGTTGATGCAGCAGAAAGCCTAAGAAGTCAACTACCCAATTCTTGTGAGGATAGCTGTAGAATGGACAAGCCTTCATCTGCTGATGGAGGG GTGCTTTGTCTGTGGGCTCGCATGGGCTACCACCAATCGAACCATGCGGAGCCTTCTGCTCAGATTAGTGAAATACTCAAATCAAAGATCATGAAAGAGCGAGACTGGTTAATCTAG